CTAATGCATGAATCTCCTATTCCATTAACTCAATTCATCTCTGATCTTGAGATGCCTCCTAGAATGACTGAGGTTCAAGAAGAGCTGAAAAATCAGCTAGGTATGTCTGATAAGTAGAGGATAAGGTAGAATTTAGAAATGGGAAACAATGAAGCTTGACCAACTATCTTTTTGtttaacacataatctttcATTCATATAAGAGGTTTAGCTGATCTACCACTGGTTCTTCTTGTGGCTAATTGCTCAGACTCTACATGTATAGTTATTGGTTCTGCCTCAACAGTGTCAGCTTGTACTACTTCTGCTGGTGAAATGTTTATCTCATCTACTACTGTAGTGTCTACTACAGCCTCATCTGCTATTCTAGTGTCCATTACCTCTACATGTACCTCTACTAGCAAGGCATTTGTATCCATTGTAACTGGACTAGGTATGTCAAGAGTGACCACATCTTTCTGAGAAACTATAATTGGTAAGAGAGTTTTCTCTATACACTCTTAAGAGAGAGGATAAAATATGTCATCAAGAACCCTTTTTGctcttttaaaaagaaatatgttCTCTCTGAAGTTGACACCTCTACTCACAAGAAAGGTCCCAGCCTTCATATCAAACAACCTGTATCCTTTTTGTGTCTCCTTATAGCCAAGGAATACTGTCTTTCTAACTCTGAATGCAAACTTGTCTCCCCTAGGTAACATATTAGCAAAGCAAAGATATCTAAATACTCTGAGATGGTCAAACACAACAGATTTGCCATGCAGAACTTCAGAAGAAGATTTCCCTTTTAATACAATAGAAGGCAACTTGTTAATAATATAGACAGATGTTCTTACACAATCACCCCATAATCTATTTGAAAGATTACTTTGAAACTTCAAAGCTCTTGCCACTTCtaagatatgtatatattttcttttcacaACTCCATTCTTTTGTGGAGTATAAGGGCAGCTACTTTGGTGAACAATaccaagagaagaaaaataattcatGACAACTTGAATTAAAAAACTCCTTTCCATTATtaatttttggtattttaacaGTCCTATCAAACTGAGTTTTTACTCTAAATCGAAAATCTTTCAACACAATAATAACCTCACACTTAGATTGAATTAAACACATCCAAGTGTATCTGTTGTATTCATCCACAATTGTCATAAAATAAGACCTTCGATCATAGGTAGGAACCTTGAAAGGTCCCCTAACATCAACATGAATTAATTGAAAATAACTATTGGTTGAAGACCTACTAAGTGAAAACTTGAGTCTGTGTTGCTTAGACATAGGACATACTATACaatgttgttgtttttctttaGACGTCTTTACATTCAAATCAAATTACACATCTTAACATTCAAATCAACAATACTATTGATTACTCCCATAGAAGGATGACCAAGCATGTTATGCCATAACACTGAATCTGGCTGATCTTTTATTACTACTTCTACTTTTATTGATTCATCTTCTTGCAGTCAATATCATCCATCATACTCTCTACCCATCTCCATCACCTTGCTGTTGTAAAGTCCCTGAAATATACAAAATTTTGAGTAGAAATTGACTGAACAACAAAGTTCTTTGTTATTTTGGACACTGATAATAAGTTGAACTTGAAGTCAGGCACGTACAATACATTCCTAGCTTATGATTCtgcaaaataatagttttcccTATATGAGTTATATTGCATTTATCACCTGTAGGCACTTGAATACCACTGCTTTGTTGTCTATCAGTAACCTTAAGATCATTCAATACTTTTCTAAGTGGTGTTATGTGATGTGAAGCTCGTGATTTCTATAATCCAATCATATTGTTTTACTTTGGATAATAAGGAAGATATACCTACAAAATAGCAGTGATAATCACCTGTAGAATTCTAAACTTGTCCTTTGCCCTTTAAGCTCATGTAGTGTTGGTACTGTTCTTTTAAAAGATAGTGTCTCGTTGTTGATTCTGAGCTAGATTCACCTCCCCCCCACAGTAGCATGATGTGCATGTGGAAATTTCTGTTGTCCTTATGCATTGTCCTTGCCTCTTGTGTTCCTAAATGTTTCTTACTCTTAAAATCAGGTGGATATCCAACCAACATATAACAATTCTTTTTCAAATGTCCCTTGTAACCACAATGATCACATATTGTTCTAGGAATAGTCCCTATCGTTCCACCAGTCATAGCTTTCCTAGGTCTAAAACTATTATCTCTCTCTAGCTAGCGTACTAAAGGAGTCTCGATTGACATCAACTACACCTAACCTCCTCTGACTTTCCTCTTGCACTACCATAGAGTAGGTTTGATTAACACTTAAGACTGATGTTCTAAGAAGAATATCACTTCTCACATGACAATAACTCTCATTCATTCCCATGAGGAATTGTTGCAATCTTTGATTGTTCAAATGTATAACATACGCACTTGATTCTGCACACTCACGTGTAGGAGGATGAGGAGCCAATAGATCCAATTTATTCAGTAATCCttcaattttgaatttgtaCCTTGTTTATACATAGAAATTTCTCTCCATAATTGATAAATTCTAGTAAGATTTGACTTGTGAAGTCTCTCTTTAAACTCATCTCATACTCTCTTTGCAGTCGAAGTCAGAATTATGCTAGATACTAATTTTGGTGCAACTACTCCACTGATCCATGACAATACAAGTGCATTACATTTATCCCACTGCTTTGCTAATTTTCCTTTGTATAGATTTCGTGTGCAACTTCTATCTACAAGACCTAACTTGTTCTTTCCCAACAAAGCTAGTTCCATTGATCTGCTCCATAGTGTATAATTTTTTGGTTCTGTTAACTCCAAGCCAATCAGTACAGCTTCTTGTGTGTCTGATGGTTGTAAGAACAATGGATGAGTGTAATCTAATTGTGAAATCTGTGTAGTCTCTTCCCTTGATGTCTCTGAAGTAACCATGGCTTCAATTCTTCTCGAGCTTCAGCAATGATGATGTATCATCTCTGTAAATACACTCACTGCAATctctgctctgataccatatgaAATTTTAACTATCTAATCTATTGATGAATGAGAAGCAATTGAAAGGAAACTAAGGGAAAAGAAGATAGACTGATTAATGTGTTACTTAATTTTGATCACACACTACACATGCTCTTTATATAGTGAGCAATATCTTGTGGTCTAAGAAAGCTCATTGAACAGTGTGAGCTAACTAACAGAATTCTGTTATAACTTGCCTAACTAACTGGCCAACTAACTTTGTTAATTAACCATCTAATAACAACTTCTCAACAGCTAAGCATCAATTAACACTAGAAAAGATACTTTCAATATGTGTGATATTATGAGACATATTACAAACTAGTGGGAGATTGTTAAGTAGTttgtaattaaattaaagattttattttgtaatttattttaaccaatttgtttatttaaaatttgaattaatatttaaattttaattaaacagaAAGGTTGCGTATATTTAGAAAAGGAGTGACTCTTTTGAAAGTTCTCCTTAACAGACTCTATAAATACGATGAATTCCCTATTGTAGCATAATTCGATTGCATATAAATTTTAGGCTTTGTTGTATCCTGATAGAGCGTTGCTTGTAATCCTTCAAAGTAATACAAGCAATAACTCTTGAAAGATAGTGATCTATAATGCCTCAAAGCTTTAGAATTTCTCTGTATTTCTTCTAACAGAATTTGATATCAAGAAAGCACATGAAATCGATCCAGATAACAGGTAAAAAGATTGTCTTTTTCTATGTTCCTCGGACCTTCCAAAAATATTGATACACCGATGTCAGATCCTCAAAATACTACTGTAGGTCAATCAACCTCTTTCTACAAGTACCAATACGATCACCTTCCTAAATAAATTAAAGGAAATCACTAATAAGCTAACCCAGACAGGAAACTAAGTGATAGTTACAAAGCAACATAGAGGGGGATTGACCCCTCAGATGAAACAGATAATCCACTAGGAACTGATAACTTCATCCCTTTAAGTTCCACTGATAAAGAGTGCATATACCACAACTGGTCGGATGCTCTTAAAATCAAGATCCTTGGCCGAAGAGTGGGATTAACAACAATCTTTTAGCATCAAAATGAACCACCTATTCTTCATTTTTGACCTAAGACATGTTCATTGACAGAGTTGGAATTTCCTATCCTGGGTAATTCATTGTCGTCACTGGAGTTAGCAAGACAAATTAAACAACTTTCCTGTTGTCATATAAAGTTAGGCGACAGTTATAATGTAGCTGAAATCCTTTATCTTTTAGTTTGGGGTATAGTGAAACTAACTATAAAGTGGTGAAAATTCCAAAGATGGAGATCACATACTTATACAATGACCTACTCACTCTTGCTACAGTTTCCCTTATAATTTCATGTATGAAAACTGTATAAAATAGGTATggaatatgtatataattatacaaattttgtataaatttcatgttaaatttctgaaaaaagaaagaaaaaaactacACATCTAATCACACTCATGATTTATGTATAAAAGCTAGATAAATTCTccatgaaatatgtatataaccgtataaatattatataacgTTCAAGTTGATTTTTGGATAGCTAATTCAACTATAACAACATTGTATACAACTTTCAATACAATTACAATAAAATacaaacttaaaatattattttcatacaaTTCAGTATATTACTATACTACaactttaatataaatttaataccATCCGATTGTAATTTCGAAACTCAATGAACTACAATTGAAATTCAGTCTAAAATTAGTTCAGATCTTATTCAAATAGTTGCAAATTTTAGATTAAACTCCCTTTGACATTTCAGTTCTTTTGAGATATCATTCACTCAAAACAAAGATGGTTTGCggaaaattaatttttagaacATGGACTTCGAGCTATTTTAATGACTTACAAAAGTAATAGGGTAAGGAAGGATTTTGTTGATctctgaataaataaatagaatggTCACAAATATAACTATTACTTCTACCTAGTACCTACAACTCCAACCCATCAGCACACATGTACGTTCTAAGAGAGCACCTCAAACACAAGCACAAGTTCGAATGGGGCAAAACAAATCAAGGGAAAAGGGCTTAATGTATCCCTTTAATTTCGTGATTTTGATCTGATATAACTCTCATTATAAAAGTAGCTCATATATATCTCTATCGTTATAAAAATTACTCACATACACTcctattattataaaaatggctcacatatacccttttATCTAACGGAagtgaaaaatataatttttaatttattttttaattttaaattttaacgttaaaaaattaaatagaaacATTTTCATGCTAGTGAGGTATCCTTTGTGcattttagaagaaaaaagtgGCGATTTTACCTCCGGACTCTTAAAAGTTGATTAGCAACATTCAATCAAAGAACCATGAGTTGTGAATGTGTAGTAAAATTTTCAGTACGGTCAGACGGTGAAAATATACTTAATATTTCGATAATTTACCATGATTAAGTGATTCAATACagtaaaaatatgtatttactaACTATGATAAATAAGTAGATAAAATTGCATAGATGTGTAGACTATATCTCAAAACTCATTACTCATTAAGATTGCAATAGAAAGAGTATATATGGTGTGAAAGAAATTAATATGAGATATTTCTTCAGAGACAACTACAAATTAAACATAATTAAATGGCATAAATGATGTGATGCATTTGTGTTACAACCCCAAATCACACTCCACAAATATACCAATTAGAGAAAGACATGTTTCATACAAACCTAAGAACTGATGATGAtgatcatcatatatatatatatatttaatcagttCTATCGCTGTAGTAATAgtcttatcattattattacaGAAAATAAAAGCTTTTAAAACAtagttttaattaataaagagaCATAATAGTTCTTAACAATTGCAAGGGTCACAAGTGCAGTTTGATCCACATTTGCATCCATTTCCTCCTTCTGCTTTCTCCTCAGCCATTTCATAGCTGCAACaacattatattaaaattaagtaatatttttaatttagtcttccaatttctaaatatatactatagtatttaattaattttccaatttaaacaaaaaaaaaacatatacgTACTTGTTGAATATGGGTGCAACACCTTGAATGATGGTAAAGGTAGTGGACTTCTCTATGTCCGGGTACATACCACATCTACAGTAACATTATAACAAAATTAATGACatctttaatttatattttgtgaaaaaaaattaaaatcgagAAGAAAAGTGACTTTTCCGAGATAATAATAATCTCTACTTACCCTCCACAGCCACTGCCACACTTGCAGCCAGATCCACAACCACAGCTTCCTCCACAGCAAGAcatattttcttaattaattatttgtcGTTTGATATATAAAAGAGCTTAATTTGTTCTAAAAGAAATTTAGTGACTAGAGCAACTTCTTGTTGTAGTTATGATGAAAGGTGAAGCATAGAGTTGGGGGATTTTTATAGGAGAAATGAGGATAAAATTGGTGATTCTATACGTGACACGTTAACATAATAATAATGGGGAATTTGTATACTAGTGTTCAATATTGACTCCAATATTTTTTGGAGAAACTGCGTAATTACATAAACATTTAtactatatttattaatttttctataatttgaaataattatattgtatatcattaatttatatttgtatatcaCTAATTAATACTTTCATACCAAATTCAAATACATTTAGATACATTTTTTTGCTATCAGATACACTAAAATATGGAGAGAGGCAAGCTAGAAAACGAGGAAGGCGAGCGAGATTGGTCTatgtatcccagatacatgcAAGTCACACTAGATTCTATGTATCTAGTATAATTCGCATATATTTGGGATGCCAGATATGCGAGCGAGATGGGAGGGAGGTGAGAGATACGAGCGAGATTTGTCTATGTGTCTCAGATACACGCGGGTCCACTTGGATACAGTGTATTTAGAACAAAATACTTATAATTTTAACCCAATGTATACTCAGATATATGTATCGAGACACATCAAAATCTGATAAGATTCGTAATATTGCAAACTGATGTGTATCTAAGTAATTAACTCGTAAACTAGTAGAATTTATGTAAGCTACTCATTATTTTTTAGCaattagaatttttattaagaaaatttaaattataaaaaagtaacttttcatcaaaatataaaggaaattttcccatattaattaaatttcgtATCAGTCAAACTACATCACATAAATTGGATCGAAGAGGATATGTTTTAAGAGTGATTAATATCGTTTGAGAAGTGCAAATCTAACTGAACTTCAAGGACTATTAGTGCAATTTTCCctattttgtataaataataaaactGACGTGACATTTGCGTTGGGCATCAATTTAGCATTTATAAACTTTTCtgtatttaatattaataatataataaaaaacatTATCCAATTGGTATCGCAATGTTGGGAGACTTTTACAAAGTGATTTTAATATaggatttatttattttcaattaaagtAGGCTTATTTggaattttatataatattaattacaCAAGAAAATGTCTTTGTTAAATTCTCCATATAACATCTGATTAATTGATAGTTGCAGGATCTTGTCAAATAGGTTGTAGTTTTTAACTAAAGTATTATTAgtttaaaaaattcttttgtCAAAAACTCTTTGAGATGAATATGACATACCAATACAAAGTTTCTCAATATTACTTTATTTTCTAGCCTTTCAAAGTGGTGTTTTTATCAATCATCAATCCCCTTTTGCTTTTGAAAATGCTTACCAAGGCTTTCACGTATCTTTTACCAAAGGAGGAAGCATATGTCTTCTTCTTTTGTACTAATAAAAAGAGAAGCACATCACTATTTTTTACACGATAGAAAGTTTAAGATTCTTCTTTTTCTACTACAACTTGCTAATCTTATTGGCtccatgacaacatagactataATATAAATCATATACAACATTAAGTTATTTCAATATAATTTATACATTATCAAGTAATGTTGCTTACGTATAATAAACAATCTTTCACATAGTTTAAACTCATTTGAGATATTAGAAAATGATTGGTAACtcatttgagatatttgaaaatGATTGGTTATTCAATACGGGGCGATTTGATTTTGTAGCTCTTTGCAAACTTGTTTTTAAGTTTTATGTCCTTTTTATAAGAtctctaaaaaaattattttcttattcaaTTTGTAAGTGACCGGTCATAAGAGATCATTTTCACTTCATAATATGCTAAGCGAAAATAGGCAATTTTATTTAAAgtcaataaaattatttcatttcaaGGGAAAGGATACAAGACTAGATGCTCACAAAAGCAGCATCCTGGTGAAGAACTATACCATCTAATTTTAGCCTGTGTGTTTGTTCACCACTGATGAGCATCCTTAAACCATCTTTCAGTTCTGGTACTCCTTCCTCTAGGACTGCACTAACTGGGAAAACGGGCACACCAGATACACGGCGTTTTAGTTCTTTATATACCTCTTCAGCCCCATCTTCATCGACTTTGTTAGCCACCACTAAGGATGGTCGATCAGATAAACCCTCAGAATAGTACTCGAGTTCCAAAATCAAGTCATTTAGCTGCTCCCATGGTGGTATTCCCTTGTTATCACCCAGAGCTGCAGCCAAGTCTACCACATATGCTAGAACTTTTGTACGTTCTATGTGCCGAAGGAAAGCATGCCCAAGACCACGGTTTTCATGGGCTCCTCTTATGAGTCCTGGGATGTCAGCTACAGTTAAAGAAAAATCGTAATAATTTACGTTACCTAAGTTAGGCCTCAATGTTGTGAACGCATAATCACCGACAACAGGTTTAGCCTTTGACAATGCCCCAAGAAGGGTGCTTTTGCCGGCATTTGGCATCCCAATAAGACCCACATCAGCAATGCTCTTTAGTTCTAGAACAAGTAGCACCTCTGAGCCAGGCAAGCCAACACTTGGTGATGCATGATCATAATCATCAGATACTTCATCATCAGAATCGGCTCCCTTTTGCGTCATCTTTGACACTTTCCTCATAGACAGATTGCCTAAGCCACCCTCCCCTCCACGAGCAACAACTATTCGTTGGCCTTGTTCTGTTAACTCTGCCACATTGTATTCTATAAGTTCAGTTTCTTCCAACTCATCTTCACATTCGGTTCCCATAATATCATCACCATCTTGATCTTCCATTTGTCCACAGCTTTCTTCTTCCCAATCACTCAAACCATCATCACTTTTGAATTTGTCTCTAGCAATCGAGCACTGAATGGGGGAATTGGTTGGCAAACAAATATTTCTTGTCCTAGCTGTAGAGTATTCTTCACCACGAGAAGCTCGACGTCCACTTGATTTGACTTTCTTCTCAACTTTTGACCTGGTTTGGTCGGCCGAAATTGATTGTGTAGAAAACTCTGACGAATCAGTATCAACTGTACCTGGTATCTCCCAAGGGTCCAACTTAGAACTTGAACTCTTCTCCACTGCAGATGGAAGTTCACCCTCTACTAGATGAATGACGGTACCAACAGGAACTTGGATCACCTGCCACACAAACGAGCCGTCCTTAGTTTAGGCTTGATTAAGAAAAACGATATACATATGCCAAAGACTCTGAAGATCAAGAAAGACTAAAATTAACCTTATCGGCTCCTCTGCTTCCTATCATATTTTTGGAAGACCCATTTCCCCCTCTCTTTGCATTCTGAAACATGTCACAACCAATTATGCAACCAGAATACAAAGTGTGTCGCATATATTAATCAATAACGGGGTAAATTCAAACAATAGTTAATTGTGCAACAGGTATCGTGCAAGTAGGGAAGAAAAAACACACAATGTGATGCTGCAGAGCACTCAAATCCCACATTGTAGGGGAACATTCTAATATCACGTCACCACCCCGTCCACCATTCCCACCTGCATTCAGTCCAACAAAGGAGGTAAAGAAAAGAGGAAACCCTACAACTGGTCATCATAGAAAATCAAGCTTGACTGTTTATCATAAAATGAGTTATATTGGTTAAACAAAATGTATgaagaaaatagaaagaaaggaaaaagcaATTAAATTATAGAGGTAAAAAGAAAAGGACAGACTAGGAACATATACAGATGCTAAACCTTTTCAGGAAATTCTCTGGGAAAAACAAAGTGGAGTAACTTTAGCTAGGAGGCCAAGAATGAAAAGACCTTCTTTAGGTTAGTGTTATAACAGCCATCGTTTCATCACTAGAAGGGATGAACCAATGCAAAATGGGGGAAACCATTTCAGGAGTGAAGCATGTTCTTCAAGGAAGTGTGCGCCTAAAACAATGATGCACAAAGTGATCCCAACAAGAAGTGGTCGCAAATTTGAATCTCAAACTTGAAGAGACGGATTAGTATCAGTATTATTGCATATCCGATGCTGAATAAGTACTTCAATTGCAATTTGATCATTCATGTATGTTTGGAGTTTTTAACTGGGCTAATTGTGCGCTTCACTTCTCACTGGAAAATCCATGGACCTGTTGTTTATGCCGTCGCATACCATATTACCCCTGAACCATATAGATTTGCTACTAAGACACGAACTTGCAATTTTCAGCTCATTATAAACCTACCCTTCAGCTTTCTCAATCCCTGTTCTCATAAAAGTTGAGTTACAATAACTTAAATCAGATCAAACTAAATTACATTTCTCGTTCTCTCTTAGGTTAACATACCTCTCACGAGGCAAGTGAACAAAGTACAGCTATCTTTTCCATTGTGGTGTATCAactttttgtttattttctttcaatCTTGTATTTCTCTTTCTGTAATTGAGGTTTAGGAGAATTCTAACTCTACAAATAATTGGTTTTTTGTTTACTGATACATCACTTCAAACAAGCATTTCATCCAACCAACAAATGAAGTAGTTAGTCTTGGACCTAAAGCCTCCGGAATAGTTGGTTTAAAGTTCAAACTTTACTAGTAAACAGTTGATATGTTAAAttcaggatatatatatatatataaaacatattGCTTGCCTAACTTTCATATTTACCATGGGTTGGTAACTTGGCGTGTACCTTGATTTGTTGACAgaattttaattgttttttgttttgtttttgagaaTGTTAAAGTTAACAGTatcttaattatttattcaGTACCTGAGCAGGTCGTCTTGTATATCCATCATGTCAAGTAAAAGAGAATAGTTACCAAAAGATCTTTTGGGAACCAAGAGATGATATGCGCAGCCAAGCAATGTAATAACAGAAagaaaattgaaggagaaaaagagCAACATAAGAGAAGAACAAGAACTAAATAAGAGAACAGGTAAAACTTcaatagagaaagaaaaagaaccaAAGATGCAAGTGGAAGATGAAGTCAACTAGATACATATTTTCCTCCCTACGACCCTACCAGCACTGAGTTATAAACTGATTAGAGGACATACCATCAGGTGTGCCACGGCGATCATGTCGACTACGACGAATACTAATACAACCGTTGCCACCATCACCTCCTTTGGCCCATATGCGAAAGCGGTCAATCATTCTACGTTCCTGTA
This region of Solanum dulcamara chromosome 9, daSolDulc1.2, whole genome shotgun sequence genomic DNA includes:
- the LOC129902745 gene encoding probable GTP-binding protein OBGM, mitochondrial isoform X2, giving the protein MVATVVLVFVVVDMIAVAHLMNAKRGGNGSSKNMIGSRGADKVIQVPVGTVIHLVEGELPSAVEKSSSSKLDPWEIPGTVDTDSSEFSTQSISADQTRSKVEKKVKSSGRRASRGEEYSTARTRNICLPTNSPIQCSIARDKFKSDDGLSDWEEESCGQMEDQDGDDIMGTECEDELEETELIEYNVAELTEQGQRIVVARGGEGGLGNLSMRKVSKMTQKGADSDDEVSDDYDHASPSVGLPGSEVLLVLELKSIADVGLIGMPNAGKSTLLGALSKAKPVVGDYAFTTLRPNLGNVNYYDFSLTVADIPGLIRGAHENRGLGHAFLRHIERTKVLAYVVDLAAALGDNKGIPPWEQLNDLILELEYYSEGLSDRPSLVVANKVDEDGAEEVYKELKRRVSGVPVFPVSAVLEEGVPELKDGLRMLISGEQTHRLKLDGIVLHQDAAFVSI
- the LOC129902852 gene encoding metallothionein-like protein type 2, which translates into the protein MSCCGGSCGCGSGCKCGSGCGGCGMYPDIEKSTTFTIIQGVAPIFNNYEMAEEKAEGGNGCKCGSNCTCDPCNC
- the LOC129902745 gene encoding probable GTP-binding protein OBGM, mitochondrial isoform X1 codes for the protein MSFSKKVLYLKDWRRCLWSPWLIQTYSFSDIVHKKTKLAPLQERRMIDRFRIWAKGGDGGNGCISIRRSRHDRRGTPDGGNGGRGGDVILECSPTMWDLSALQHHINAKRGGNGSSKNMIGSRGADKVIQVPVGTVIHLVEGELPSAVEKSSSSKLDPWEIPGTVDTDSSEFSTQSISADQTRSKVEKKVKSSGRRASRGEEYSTARTRNICLPTNSPIQCSIARDKFKSDDGLSDWEEESCGQMEDQDGDDIMGTECEDELEETELIEYNVAELTEQGQRIVVARGGEGGLGNLSMRKVSKMTQKGADSDDEVSDDYDHASPSVGLPGSEVLLVLELKSIADVGLIGMPNAGKSTLLGALSKAKPVVGDYAFTTLRPNLGNVNYYDFSLTVADIPGLIRGAHENRGLGHAFLRHIERTKVLAYVVDLAAALGDNKGIPPWEQLNDLILELEYYSEGLSDRPSLVVANKVDEDGAEEVYKELKRRVSGVPVFPVSAVLEEGVPELKDGLRMLISGEQTHRLKLDGIVLHQDAAFVSI